The following coding sequences lie in one Microbacterium sp. XT11 genomic window:
- a CDS encoding P27 family phage terminase small subunit gives MSTTFRARSTWSASAKRTFREVADAHPELEKSTLSALYGACDLISEADAMQKVIDAEGRMVTGSMGQPVAHPLIAEVRQYRKAALDALKALGLGGRSTTSAAASALANKRWSSRPPGNVTPIRAAAPF, from the coding sequence GTGTCCACCACGTTCCGCGCTCGCTCGACATGGTCCGCCTCCGCCAAGCGCACCTTTCGCGAGGTCGCCGACGCCCACCCCGAGCTCGAAAAGTCGACCCTAAGCGCCCTCTACGGCGCGTGCGACCTAATCTCCGAGGCCGACGCCATGCAGAAGGTCATCGACGCCGAAGGCCGCATGGTCACGGGCTCGATGGGCCAGCCCGTCGCCCACCCGCTCATCGCCGAAGTCCGCCAGTACCGCAAGGCCGCCCTCGACGCCCTCAAGGCGCTCGGCCTCGGCGGCCGGTCGACGACCTCCGCCGCCGCCTCGGCGCTGGCAAACAAGCGCTGGAGCTCGCGACCGCCGGGCAACGTCACCCCGATCCGCGCCGCCGCCCCCTTCTAA
- a CDS encoding phage portal protein codes for MAITPKLAEELDSKLEVDLSRDGRLGLPKRYLEGDHDDPYMPKGAKAEFKHLAKRSKTNWLPLVPAEFVQGLAVDGYRTARADDNEAAWRYWQDNGLDARQTIAHRGALEYGTSYVLVLPGKDKARPVIKPLSPLRSAAWYEDDDDEFPFRAIRRIGRTADGKGRILEVYEGDEVATFTRTERAEYELTKTAAHGLQLPPFVRFRDRLDGAAQGLVVPFKGHQDRINEAVFNIQIGMQYASFRQRWATGLAIPVDDDPDSPTYGKPLEDFEAAVNRLWVSDSHEARFGDFAQTQLADHHQEYKLAVSSLAAAAQIDADLFAGNMTNVTGEALYARRHKTNRKLAEYQLLFGEAWESVFRLAARAAGADEPSPEAEVRWRDTTGEVMTAKVEALAKLATELGVPQEALWEDVPGVTDSKLQRWRELATVDPLDALTQEIARQTAPTPPSPAAPDATQ; via the coding sequence ATGGCAATCACTCCCAAGCTCGCCGAGGAGCTCGACTCGAAGCTCGAAGTGGACCTCTCCCGCGACGGTCGCCTCGGGCTCCCGAAGCGCTACCTCGAAGGCGACCACGACGACCCCTACATGCCGAAGGGAGCCAAGGCCGAGTTCAAGCACCTCGCCAAGCGGTCGAAGACCAATTGGCTCCCGCTCGTCCCGGCCGAGTTCGTCCAGGGCCTCGCCGTCGACGGCTACCGCACCGCGCGCGCCGACGACAATGAGGCCGCCTGGCGCTACTGGCAGGACAACGGCCTCGACGCCCGGCAGACGATCGCTCACCGCGGCGCGCTGGAGTACGGCACAAGCTACGTGCTCGTCCTCCCCGGCAAGGACAAGGCCCGCCCGGTCATCAAGCCCCTCTCCCCGCTCCGCTCGGCGGCGTGGTACGAGGACGACGACGACGAGTTCCCCTTCCGCGCCATCCGGCGCATCGGCCGCACCGCCGACGGCAAGGGCCGCATCCTGGAGGTCTACGAGGGCGACGAGGTCGCGACGTTTACACGCACCGAGCGCGCCGAGTACGAGCTCACGAAGACCGCGGCGCACGGCCTCCAGCTTCCGCCCTTCGTCCGCTTCCGCGACCGGCTCGACGGCGCGGCCCAAGGCCTCGTCGTCCCCTTCAAGGGTCACCAGGACCGCATCAACGAGGCCGTCTTCAACATCCAGATCGGGATGCAGTACGCCTCGTTCCGCCAGCGCTGGGCCACCGGCCTCGCCATCCCCGTCGACGACGACCCCGACTCCCCTACCTACGGCAAGCCCCTCGAAGACTTCGAGGCGGCCGTCAACCGGCTCTGGGTCTCTGACTCCCACGAGGCCCGCTTCGGCGACTTCGCCCAGACACAGCTTGCGGACCACCACCAGGAGTACAAGCTCGCGGTCTCGTCCCTCGCCGCCGCGGCCCAGATCGACGCGGACCTCTTCGCCGGGAACATGACGAACGTGACGGGCGAGGCGCTCTACGCCCGCCGCCACAAGACCAACCGCAAGCTCGCCGAGTACCAACTCCTCTTCGGCGAAGCATGGGAGTCCGTCTTCCGACTGGCCGCCCGCGCCGCTGGCGCTGACGAGCCCTCCCCCGAGGCAGAGGTCCGCTGGCGCGACACGACCGGCGAAGTCATGACGGCCAAGGTCGAAGCGCTCGCGAAGCTCGCCACCGAGCTCGGCGTCCCGCAGGAGGCCCTCTGGGAGGACGTCCCCGGCGTCACCGACTCGAAGCTCCAGCGCTGGCGCGAGCTCGCGACGGTCGACCCGCTGGACGCCCTCACCCAGGAAATCGCCCGGCAGACGGCTCCGACGCCCCCGTCACCCGCCGCTCCCGACGCCACCCAGTAG
- a CDS encoding metallophosphoesterase family protein has product MSRRQPRTFYTSDLHFRHRRVAELRGFGEDVERHDRTIAEAWNEIVEPEDTVYVLGDVAVSDVSRALAILKALPGKKHLVSGNHDPVHPMHRRTFARWMPRFLEVFDTVSPFLRRRIGGHQVLLSHFPYAEYGEGPHRGGAEASRHDQYRLPDMGLPILHGHTHQPERYHVDVGQLGSPRPPSIGIHVGVDAWGLAPVPQEDIVAKLDEWAA; this is encoded by the coding sequence GTGAGCCGCCGCCAACCCCGCACCTTCTACACCTCCGACCTGCACTTCCGTCACCGTCGCGTGGCCGAGCTCCGAGGCTTCGGCGAGGACGTCGAGCGCCACGACCGTACCATCGCCGAGGCCTGGAATGAGATCGTCGAGCCGGAGGACACGGTCTATGTCCTCGGCGACGTCGCCGTCTCCGACGTCTCCCGGGCCCTCGCGATCCTCAAGGCCCTCCCCGGCAAGAAGCACCTCGTCTCGGGCAACCATGACCCGGTCCACCCGATGCACCGCCGTACCTTCGCCCGTTGGATGCCGCGCTTCCTGGAGGTCTTCGACACGGTCTCCCCCTTCCTCCGGCGTCGCATCGGCGGCCATCAGGTGCTCCTCTCGCACTTCCCCTACGCCGAGTACGGCGAAGGCCCGCACCGAGGAGGAGCCGAGGCCTCGCGTCACGACCAGTACCGGCTCCCCGACATGGGCCTCCCGATCCTCCACGGGCACACTCACCAGCCCGAGCGCTACCACGTCGACGTCGGCCAACTCGGGAGCCCGAGACCGCCCTCCATCGGCATCCACGTCGGCGTCGACGCCTGGGGCCTCGCCCCGGTTCCGCAGGAGGACATCGTCGCCAAGCTCGACGAGTGGGCCGCATGA
- a CDS encoding VG15 protein produces MEPDYDALAKAHMRSQVTHAATVQAALSRLWEETIDPSDLGRSFLDFRSKAVTYINAGRTISNRTADTYLAAIKDAAGLSAPVLGNAETRLPTGRIESSLTAATGKALARAEALQRRGLDPSAALAVALSNMLGSAKRQIINASRSRVIDSTRRDPQLDRWARVSDGAPCRFCAMLVSRGPVYSALSVHFAAHDRCGCNARPVTPDDPTGGWSPEAIRYRDAWEADQRARMRLWYESRGEEVPERYRPRPGEESFVTITDRRKTDHATAPDHRSRQTGVSATPGSRGDAGGARGASSDGLAGRGDRRGDTDRLVVGGADVTPIRTVPKPPRLSDLEVNGVPTVDLIELDPATSADAFRRALASAKESVGKHGSSVTLYDDYRDMRLFVTPDGLSGFALTADGDIISVFSHADQPVRGVARSLLAYAVSQGGNRLDAFETYLPKVYAREGFRPVARLAFDDEYAPDGWDYDAYAQWNNGRPDVIFFVYDPERIGSTYDPSEAVRVATYEEGQARQTL; encoded by the coding sequence ATGGAACCCGACTACGACGCGCTAGCCAAGGCGCACATGCGGTCTCAGGTCACGCACGCCGCGACCGTCCAGGCGGCCCTCTCTCGGCTCTGGGAAGAGACCATCGACCCCAGTGACCTCGGGCGCTCGTTCCTCGACTTCCGCAGTAAGGCAGTCACTTACATCAACGCCGGGCGCACGATATCCAACCGCACCGCCGACACCTACCTCGCCGCGATCAAGGACGCCGCGGGCCTCTCCGCCCCCGTCCTCGGCAACGCCGAGACGCGCCTCCCGACCGGCCGCATCGAGAGCTCTCTCACCGCGGCCACCGGCAAGGCGCTCGCAAGGGCGGAAGCACTCCAGCGACGCGGGCTAGACCCCTCCGCCGCCCTCGCGGTCGCCCTCTCCAACATGCTCGGCTCCGCGAAGCGCCAGATCATCAACGCCTCGCGCTCCCGAGTCATCGACTCCACCCGGCGCGACCCGCAACTCGACCGCTGGGCCCGCGTGAGCGATGGAGCGCCCTGTCGCTTCTGCGCCATGCTCGTCTCCCGCGGCCCGGTCTACTCCGCGCTGAGCGTTCACTTCGCCGCGCACGACCGTTGCGGATGCAACGCCCGCCCCGTCACCCCCGACGACCCGACCGGAGGATGGAGCCCCGAGGCGATCCGCTACCGCGACGCCTGGGAGGCGGACCAGCGCGCCAGAATGCGCCTCTGGTACGAGTCCCGGGGCGAGGAGGTGCCGGAGCGCTACCGGCCCCGCCCCGGCGAGGAGTCCTTCGTTACCATTACCGACAGACGAAAGACCGACCATGCCACAGCCCCCGATCACCGAAGCCGACAGACTGGCGTTTCTGCGACGCCAGGCTCCCGAGGCGACGCCGGAGGAGCTCGCGGCGCTTCGAGCGACGGACTGGCCGGACGAGGAGATAGACGCGGCGATACTGACCGGTTGGTAGTCGGCGGCGCGGACGTCACCCCGATCCGCACCGTCCCGAAGCCTCCGCGCCTCAGCGACCTCGAAGTCAACGGCGTCCCTACGGTCGACCTCATCGAGCTCGACCCGGCGACCTCGGCCGATGCCTTCCGCCGCGCGCTCGCGAGCGCCAAGGAGAGCGTCGGCAAGCACGGCTCCTCCGTCACGCTCTACGACGACTACCGCGACATGCGGCTCTTCGTCACGCCTGACGGCCTCTCCGGCTTCGCCCTCACGGCCGACGGCGACATCATCAGCGTCTTCTCCCACGCCGACCAGCCCGTCCGCGGCGTCGCGCGCTCCCTCCTGGCCTACGCCGTCTCGCAGGGAGGCAACCGTCTCGACGCCTTCGAGACCTACCTCCCGAAGGTCTACGCCCGCGAGGGCTTCCGCCCCGTCGCGCGCCTGGCGTTCGACGACGAGTACGCGCCCGACGGCTGGGACTACGACGCATACGCCCAGTGGAACAACGGCCGCCCCGACGTCATCTTCTTCGTCTACGACCCCGAGCGCATCGGATCGACCTACGACCCGAGCGAGGCCGTCCGCGTAGCCACCTACGAAGAAGGCCAAGCCCGACAGACGCTCTAG
- a CDS encoding phage tail protein, whose product MAENVGYATLNVIPSAKGFGKALSGEVDPALDASGRSGGSKLGNALKAAAAPLFALAGTVAMGAFVKNAIAQAGALEQSVGAINTVFKGSASQMHAWAQNAAVSTGLARNEYNELAVLIGSQLKNAGMAMDELGPKTNELITLGADMASMFGGTSREAVEALSSALKGERDPIERYGVSLTQAAIDAKAAELGFEKVGGTLSQQANAAATLALIMEQTADAHGNFAREATTYEGVMSRLKASWQNVSTTIGQAFLPFATAAGSILLSMMPTVQGLADNFAVFGARMQTAFQEAGGGLAGVGAMFKTIFSDIAAWFTGGGLTELITGYQQMQMGLLNAITAALPTIGATITAMLPTILAGVTNLVTQAATVFLPQLLAQVTTIITTLVTLLPGLIQTLTTALLTALPVLLQAGIELFMALVQGLLTILPTLVTTLLGVLTQIATTLVAALPQLVQAGIEFFMALVEAILTVLPQILDTLLGTVLPNVLTTILGMLPQLLDAGVQAFIALVQAVLKVLPEILRTLLTVVLPRVLDTIIDMLPELLEAGIELFFALVEAILTILPELIVTLLTQVLPTLVTTLIQMLPRLISAAIQLFGGLVAGLVKNIPELVNTIITQVIPQAISAVISAVPKLLSAGKDLIRGLIDGIVSMGAAVGKTLLNIVKGAVDGFLGFLGIHSPSRLFRGYGVNVGEGLALGFRDMEGDVAKAALGLASSASDAVDGMALHMGTDLSGSVPDGGLVGAVSRGSAPSTSTHLEYHQHGGQGLTAEQELVKAARRLKHIP is encoded by the coding sequence ATGGCCGAGAACGTCGGCTACGCCACACTCAACGTCATCCCGAGCGCCAAGGGCTTCGGCAAGGCCCTCTCCGGCGAGGTCGACCCGGCGCTCGACGCCTCCGGCCGCTCCGGAGGCTCCAAGCTCGGCAACGCCCTCAAGGCCGCCGCGGCCCCGCTCTTCGCTCTCGCGGGGACCGTCGCCATGGGGGCCTTCGTCAAGAACGCCATCGCCCAGGCCGGTGCTCTTGAGCAGTCGGTGGGAGCTATCAATACGGTCTTCAAGGGCTCGGCGTCCCAGATGCACGCCTGGGCCCAGAACGCCGCCGTATCGACCGGCCTGGCCCGCAACGAGTACAACGAGCTCGCCGTCCTCATCGGCTCCCAGCTCAAGAACGCCGGTATGGCGATGGACGAGCTCGGGCCGAAGACCAACGAGCTCATCACGCTCGGCGCTGACATGGCCTCGATGTTCGGCGGCACGAGCCGCGAGGCCGTCGAGGCGCTCTCGTCCGCCCTCAAGGGCGAGCGCGACCCCATCGAGCGCTACGGCGTCTCGCTCACTCAGGCCGCCATCGACGCGAAGGCGGCCGAACTCGGCTTCGAGAAGGTCGGCGGCACGCTCTCCCAGCAGGCGAACGCCGCCGCGACCCTCGCGCTCATCATGGAGCAGACGGCCGACGCTCACGGCAACTTCGCCCGCGAGGCGACCACCTACGAGGGCGTCATGTCGCGCCTCAAGGCGTCGTGGCAGAACGTGTCCACCACCATCGGCCAGGCGTTCCTCCCGTTCGCCACCGCCGCGGGCTCGATCCTCCTGTCGATGATGCCCACCGTCCAGGGCCTCGCCGACAACTTCGCCGTCTTCGGCGCTCGGATGCAAACCGCCTTCCAGGAGGCAGGCGGCGGGCTCGCGGGCGTCGGGGCGATGTTCAAGACGATCTTCTCGGACATCGCCGCATGGTTCACCGGAGGCGGGCTAACCGAGCTCATCACCGGCTACCAGCAGATGCAGATGGGGCTACTCAACGCCATCACGGCGGCGCTCCCCACCATCGGCGCGACGATCACGGCGATGCTCCCGACCATCCTGGCGGGAGTCACCAACCTAGTCACCCAGGCCGCAACGGTCTTCCTGCCGCAACTCCTGGCCCAGGTCACGACGATCATCACGACGCTCGTGACGCTCCTCCCCGGGCTCATCCAGACGCTCACGACGGCGCTCCTCACGGCGCTCCCCGTGCTCCTCCAGGCGGGCATCGAGCTCTTCATGGCGCTCGTGCAGGGTCTCCTTACGATCCTGCCGACGCTTGTGACGACGCTCCTGGGCGTGCTCACGCAGATCGCGACCACCCTCGTCGCCGCTCTGCCGCAACTCGTCCAGGCGGGCATCGAGTTCTTCATGGCGCTCGTCGAGGCCATCCTCACGGTCCTGCCGCAAATCCTGGACACCCTCCTCGGGACGGTCCTGCCCAACGTCCTCACGACGATCCTGGGGATGCTCCCGCAACTTCTCGACGCGGGAGTCCAGGCATTCATCGCCCTCGTTCAGGCCGTCCTCAAGGTGCTCCCGGAGATTCTCCGGACGCTCCTGACGGTAGTGCTCCCCCGCGTGCTCGACACCATCATCGACATGCTCCCGGAGCTCCTGGAGGCGGGCATCGAGCTCTTCTTCGCGCTCGTCGAAGCCATCCTGACGATCCTGCCCGAGCTCATCGTGACGCTCCTGACTCAGGTGCTCCCAACGCTCGTGACCACGCTGATTCAGATGCTCCCGCGTCTCATCAGCGCGGCCATCCAGCTATTCGGCGGTCTCGTCGCGGGTCTCGTCAAGAACATCCCCGAGCTCGTCAACACCATCATCACGCAGGTCATCCCGCAGGCCATTAGCGCCGTCATCAGCGCCGTCCCGAAGCTCCTGAGCGCCGGTAAGGATCTCATCCGAGGCCTCATCGACGGCATCGTCTCGATGGGCGCGGCGGTCGGCAAGACGCTCCTCAACATCGTCAAGGGAGCCGTCGACGGCTTCCTCGGCTTCCTCGGCATTCACTCCCCGTCGCGCCTGTTCCGCGGCTACGGCGTGAACGTCGGCGAGGGCCTCGCGCTCGGCTTCCGAGACATGGAGGGGGACGTCGCCAAGGCCGCGCTTGGCCTCGCATCGTCGGCATCCGACGCCGTCGACGGCATGGCCCTCCACATGGGCACCGACCTCTCCGGCTCCGTCCCGGACGGCGGCCTCGTCGGCGCGGTCTCGCGCGGCTCGGCACCGAGCACCTCGACGCACCTGGAGTACCACCAGCACGGCGGCCAGGGGCTCACGGCAGAGCAGGAGCTCGTCAAGGCGGCCCGCCGCCTCAAGCACATCCCCTAG
- a CDS encoding Gp37-like protein, whose product MNVSDIIVEVRDRDLVRRAQITDADLDGLVVVARDNDIGSWELRLPDTVLDETTGEWIPHAAARELRKEGAGLVVTSVVDGVPQTLLSGPMTSATFEADGNDLTGRWAFSGVSDAVLLADALAFPQPSNADPTTQTAANDTRSGAAESLLRQYVAYNICVTHAPAGRVTGLRSRLTLDGPDQARGATLTKSPRFQNLLELCQEIAFAGGLSFDIVQVGTELRFRVWRPEDRSKLIRMDMENDLLKSVTYGYGAASTTVAIVAGKGEGTQRLIVSRTSTDATDSETRWGRRIERFVDQRNAEQASELEQKGDEAVKEGAATASGLRATPTDADTMLYLRDWNKGDLVSVVVEGQEVKSPVSEAALGVSGSVVTIVATLGEASAFDVDAASQRRQEATASRVSAIERTVEVPTPVAPAWADITGKPRTFPATPQTISPQEATVGPSGWPMGLSVTATTATGWPSAYATVFTARQQDVRAFQLVTDKTSGRMWSRASTDGSTWGAFRTVLLDSVAWSEITSKPNLPYAMAAGSFVTNTDLPAGSYKDYTVTFPSGRFSVAPIVTFGAGSVRAGVAAEVAPTASGMTVRVFNVSGALTVASGTVIRWQAVQMAPTAAGG is encoded by the coding sequence TTGAACGTCTCCGACATCATCGTCGAGGTCCGCGACCGCGACCTCGTCCGGCGCGCTCAGATCACCGACGCCGACCTCGACGGCCTTGTCGTCGTCGCTCGCGACAATGACATCGGCTCCTGGGAGCTCCGCCTCCCTGACACCGTCCTAGACGAGACGACCGGCGAGTGGATACCGCACGCCGCCGCACGCGAGCTCCGCAAGGAGGGCGCGGGCCTCGTCGTCACCTCCGTCGTCGACGGCGTCCCGCAGACGCTCCTCTCCGGCCCCATGACGTCCGCCACGTTCGAGGCCGACGGCAACGACCTCACCGGCCGCTGGGCCTTCTCCGGAGTCTCCGACGCCGTCCTCCTCGCCGACGCGCTGGCTTTCCCTCAGCCGAGCAATGCTGACCCGACGACGCAGACGGCCGCGAACGACACTCGCTCCGGCGCGGCCGAGTCTCTCCTCCGCCAGTACGTCGCGTACAACATCTGTGTTACTCACGCCCCAGCGGGCCGCGTCACCGGGCTCCGCTCCCGCCTCACGCTGGACGGCCCCGACCAGGCCCGCGGCGCGACCCTTACGAAGTCGCCGCGCTTCCAGAACCTCCTAGAGCTCTGCCAAGAGATCGCCTTCGCGGGCGGCCTCTCCTTCGATATCGTCCAGGTCGGCACCGAGCTTCGATTCCGGGTCTGGCGTCCGGAGGACCGCTCCAAGTTGATCCGCATGGACATGGAGAACGACCTCCTCAAGAGTGTCACCTACGGCTACGGCGCGGCCTCCACGACGGTCGCCATCGTCGCCGGAAAGGGCGAAGGCACCCAGCGCCTCATCGTCTCGCGGACCTCGACGGACGCGACCGACTCTGAGACCCGCTGGGGCCGCCGCATCGAGCGCTTCGTCGACCAGCGCAACGCCGAGCAGGCCTCGGAGCTTGAGCAGAAGGGCGACGAGGCGGTCAAGGAGGGCGCGGCCACGGCATCCGGCCTCCGCGCCACGCCGACCGACGCAGACACCATGCTTTACCTCCGAGACTGGAACAAGGGAGACCTCGTCTCCGTCGTAGTCGAGGGCCAGGAGGTCAAGTCGCCCGTCTCCGAGGCCGCCCTCGGCGTGAGTGGCTCCGTCGTCACCATCGTCGCCACCCTCGGCGAGGCCTCGGCCTTCGACGTCGACGCCGCGAGCCAGCGCCGCCAGGAGGCCACCGCCTCCCGCGTCTCGGCCATCGAGCGTACCGTCGAGGTGCCTACCCCGGTCGCTCCGGCGTGGGCCGACATCACCGGCAAGCCCCGCACCTTCCCGGCGACGCCGCAGACCATCAGCCCGCAGGAGGCGACGGTAGGCCCATCCGGCTGGCCCATGGGTCTGTCGGTCACGGCCACGACGGCAACCGGCTGGCCTTCGGCCTACGCCACGGTCTTCACAGCCCGCCAGCAGGACGTCCGAGCCTTCCAGCTCGTTACCGACAAGACGTCGGGCCGCATGTGGTCCCGCGCATCCACGGATGGCAGCACCTGGGGCGCATTCCGTACCGTCCTCCTGGACTCTGTCGCGTGGTCCGAGATTACGAGCAAGCCCAACCTCCCCTACGCCATGGCCGCAGGCAGCTTCGTCACCAACACCGATCTACCTGCCGGGTCATACAAGGACTACACCGTGACCTTCCCGTCCGGTCGCTTCTCTGTCGCCCCAATCGTGACTTTCGGCGCGGGATCGGTACGCGCTGGCGTCGCCGCCGAGGTCGCCCCGACCGCGTCCGGCATGACCGTGCGTGTCTTCAACGTGTCCGGCGCTCTGACCGTCGCGTCGGGAACGGTCATCCGCTGGCAGGCCGTCCAGATGGCCCCGACCGCCGCAGGAGGTTGA
- a CDS encoding phage tail tube protein, whose protein sequence is MAGNAANTNQWAGADVFIAPVGTEGPTDLVSTWPTGWQPVGLLDGEEGFTEEREDETSEKYAWGGILVRRSKSQHKRTIRFVALEDNAVTFGLLNPGSERTSLNGVRRSTIKVPTAGARFAIGFETRDGDRVKRRIVDTAEVDEVAEIKESETEPTIYDIKVIVFPDAEGVLYTDIETDPEYTPPAG, encoded by the coding sequence ATGGCAGGTAACGCCGCGAACACTAACCAGTGGGCCGGAGCCGACGTATTCATCGCCCCTGTCGGCACGGAAGGCCCCACCGACCTCGTCTCCACCTGGCCGACCGGATGGCAGCCCGTCGGGCTCCTCGACGGCGAAGAGGGCTTCACCGAGGAGCGAGAGGACGAGACCTCCGAGAAGTACGCCTGGGGCGGCATCCTCGTCCGGCGCTCCAAGAGCCAGCACAAGCGCACGATCCGCTTCGTCGCCCTGGAGGACAACGCCGTCACCTTCGGCCTCCTCAACCCCGGCTCGGAGCGAACCTCGCTCAACGGCGTCCGCCGCTCCACCATCAAGGTTCCAACCGCGGGCGCACGCTTCGCCATCGGCTTCGAGACCCGCGACGGCGACCGCGTCAAGCGGCGCATCGTCGATACGGCTGAGGTCGACGAGGTCGCCGAAATCAAGGAGTCGGAGACCGAGCCGACCATCTACGACATCAAGGTCATCGTGTTCCCCGACGCCGAAGGCGTCCTCTACACGGACATCGAGACCGACCCGGAGTACACGCCTCCGGCTGGCTAA
- a CDS encoding phage tail domain-containing protein → MHPTFAIVSPRGQRIELATSATSSSPFALDDETTGLGFVDREVQVTPSTTDGGRFRASRVASRPFTLVVNVWGRTVAERDANLRTLSTVIRRVNGLPLPRLEATLPGGDVYELPFIHEGGGDALKRQPIGGFYSVPLSLVAPDPFWTARDATPYTVEGLQSTGTFLPQLAEMHLTSSAASGVLYVDNVGEADAYPTWRLTGPTTLATIKLGEASWSLGPIAAGEVINVDTKARTVTLSGGANNGKNVYDRLGPAPRLFPIPPGRNELVVSMTAATNATSATCYFRPRLEVIL, encoded by the coding sequence ATGCACCCCACCTTCGCCATCGTCTCGCCGCGCGGTCAGCGCATCGAGCTCGCCACCTCGGCGACGTCGTCCAGCCCCTTCGCGCTCGACGACGAGACCACGGGCCTCGGCTTCGTGGATCGCGAAGTGCAGGTGACTCCCTCGACGACGGACGGGGGGCGATTCCGAGCTTCTCGGGTCGCCTCCCGCCCGTTCACGCTCGTCGTGAACGTCTGGGGCCGCACCGTCGCGGAGCGCGACGCCAACCTCCGCACTCTCAGCACCGTCATCCGGCGTGTAAACGGCTTGCCCCTCCCCCGCCTGGAGGCCACGCTCCCGGGCGGCGACGTCTACGAGCTCCCCTTCATCCACGAAGGCGGAGGCGATGCGCTCAAGCGCCAGCCCATCGGCGGCTTCTACTCCGTCCCGCTCTCGCTCGTCGCGCCGGACCCCTTCTGGACCGCTCGCGACGCGACGCCATATACCGTCGAGGGGCTCCAGTCGACGGGAACCTTCCTTCCGCAACTCGCCGAGATGCATCTAACGAGTTCCGCCGCCTCGGGAGTCCTCTACGTCGACAACGTCGGCGAGGCGGACGCATACCCAACGTGGCGGCTCACCGGCCCCACAACCCTCGCAACGATCAAGCTCGGCGAGGCGTCGTGGAGCCTCGGCCCAATCGCCGCGGGCGAGGTCATCAACGTCGATACGAAGGCGCGCACGGTCACCCTCAGCGGAGGGGCGAACAACGGCAAGAACGTCTACGACCGGCTCGGGCCCGCCCCGCGCCTCTTCCCCATCCCGCCAGGTCGCAACGAGCTCGTCGTCTCAATGACCGCCGCGACCAACGCCACCTCGGCCACTTGCTACTTCCGCCCCCGTCTGGAGGTCATCCTTTGA
- a CDS encoding P22 phage major capsid protein family protein — protein sequence MAHTFDYDAPQVAVVSAKLVEQDSFLSALVSRNYQDEFMAPGSANRPVKIKYPTTLFARERDIADVTTSIQLDEIVEQSTTINLDKKMVYSAVPLSEADLNLNITDLTKQVIRPQAAAIADDIEHRVASKLLSVPAPTDFTAVYDPANPVPYFTALRQHLRKQGVPAAGIQLVVGVGIYADLLDAKAITDASESGSTAALRDAQVGKVRGFTVVESTRVGDNEVLAFHKDAVTLVTRAPAVPSGASFGASVSEGGYSIRYLRDYDADKTVDRSILATFAGVAILPTFKVERDRETRKATVKPIENGGVVHIADVTAPAGA from the coding sequence ATGGCTCACACCTTCGACTACGACGCGCCCCAGGTCGCCGTCGTCTCCGCCAAGCTCGTCGAGCAGGACTCGTTCCTGTCTGCGCTCGTCTCGCGCAACTACCAGGACGAGTTCATGGCTCCGGGCTCGGCGAACCGCCCGGTCAAGATCAAGTACCCCACCACGCTCTTCGCGCGTGAGCGGGACATCGCCGACGTGACCACGAGCATCCAGCTCGACGAGATCGTCGAGCAGAGCACGACCATCAACCTCGACAAGAAGATGGTCTACTCCGCCGTCCCGCTGAGCGAGGCGGACCTCAACCTCAACATCACCGACCTGACCAAGCAGGTGATTCGCCCCCAGGCCGCGGCCATCGCCGACGACATCGAGCATCGAGTCGCCTCGAAGCTCCTGAGCGTCCCGGCCCCGACCGACTTCACGGCCGTCTACGACCCGGCGAACCCGGTTCCGTACTTCACGGCGCTCCGCCAGCACCTCCGCAAGCAGGGCGTCCCGGCCGCGGGCATCCAGCTTGTCGTCGGCGTCGGCATCTACGCCGACCTCCTGGACGCCAAGGCGATCACCGACGCGAGCGAGTCCGGCTCGACGGCCGCTCTCCGCGACGCTCAGGTCGGCAAGGTGCGCGGCTTCACCGTCGTCGAGTCGACCCGCGTGGGCGACAACGAGGTGCTGGCGTTCCACAAGGACGCCGTCACGCTCGTCACCCGCGCTCCCGCGGTCCCGAGCGGCGCTTCGTTCGGCGCTTCGGTCTCGGAGGGAGGCTACAGCATTCGCTACCTCCGCGACTACGACGCGGACAAGACGGTCGACCGCTCGATCCTGGCAACCTTCGCGGGCGTCGCGATCCTGCCGACGTTCAAGGTCGAGCGCGACCGCGAGACCCGTAAGGCCACGGTCAAGCCCATCGAGAACGGCGGCGTGGTTCACATCGCCGACGTGACCGCTCCGGCTGGCGCGTAA